The following proteins are co-located in the Lepisosteus oculatus isolate fLepOcu1 chromosome 9, fLepOcu1.hap2, whole genome shotgun sequence genome:
- the LOC102689812 gene encoding dentin sialophosphoprotein-like isoform X3, giving the protein MEIDASLPKTCALDSAQDSQSTGEPHRELNSASQETRDGETCSSSKAPCSLEMDTSDKDQENHKHEIALDSAQDSQSTGEPHHEQIHKADEQISQETSDGETQLCSKASCSPETEAPEKDQENHKHELESSADCQGNTPEGSERREAATTTVGQVSSSMCPEVNPSAPEMGTEICEPDSLGDASRKGVSENAANQSTEKPLQEDSSCQTSALREKKGGERGQGDSSPKSKTGLVEGTDTQSTQPPLQQKDWASREGSACPKVKDAENVQVDSDRKDKSISCKQDIDKEIQQGSDQRNKSALDSAQDSQSTGEPHHEQIHKADEQISQETSDGETQLCSKASCSPETEAPEKDQENHKHELESSADCQGNTPEGSERREAATTTVGQVSSSMCPEVNPSAPEMGTEICEPDSLGDASRKGVSENAANQSTEKPLQEDSSCQTSALREKKGGERGQGDSSPKSKTALDSAQDSQSTGEPHHEQIHKADEQISQETSDGETQLCSKASCSPETEAPEKDQENHKHELESSADCQGNTPEGSERREAATTTVGQVSSSMCPEVNPSAPEMGTEICEPDSLGDASRKGVSENAANQSTEKPLQEDSSCQTSALREKKGGERGQGDSSPKSKTGLVEGTDTQSTQPPLQQKDWASREGSACPKVKDAENVQVDSDRKDKSISCKQDIDKEIQQGSDQRNKSALDSAQDSQSTGEPHHEQIHKADEQISQETSDGETQLCSKASCSPETEAPEKDQENHKHELESSADCQGNTPEGSERREAATTTVGQVSSSMCPEVNPSAPEMGTEICEPDSLGDASRKGVSENAANQSTEKPLQEDSSCQTSALREKKGGERGQGDSSPKSKTGLVEGTDTQSTQPPLQQKDWASREGSACPKVKDAENVQVDSDRKDKSISCKQDIDKEIQQGSDQRNKSGNSVVDTASQPFLPEVSAVVDKSDVRRRKEKVAEKDQNDSFRKETTDKKRPTHPKITSEPADEKNKTMIPQGHGDNQQSYNSALPQLSPFLAVLLVLLVGAGLWLFKWPHQSQSAEKGENRSIEVFRRQITRLESSFPSQRKELWRRSRIHMEKHLQSEEPTEPVSMILTAGRKAERTLHCLASGLARAYSSALNASALHIDGLSKATLDSDRIKLEIDEELTAAFEGNKRAAVIHRFEELPPDSTLIFYKYCDHENAAYKAVSLIFTVLLEEDELGTQLNLGSVEEMVQDHIQEKFFISVQPTVFDKMDTDKFSGLWSRISHLILPVSTEERSERLGCDL; this is encoded by the exons ATGGAGATTGATGCTTCGTTACCCAAGACTTGTG cTTTGGATTCTGCACAAGACTCTCAGTCCACTGGAGAGCCTCATCGTGAGCTGAATTCAGCCTCACAAGAAACAAGAGATGGAGAAACATGCTCATCTTCCAAAGCCCCCTGCTCACTAGAGATGGACACCTCTGACAAAGACCAAGAAAATCACAAACACGAGATTG ctttggATTCTGCACAAGACTCTCAGTCCACTGGAGAGCCTCATCATGAGCAGATACACAAGGCAGATGAGCAGATCTCACAAGAAACAAGTGATGGAGAAACACAATTATGTTCCAAAGCCTCCTGCTCACCAGAGACGGAAGCCCCTGAGAAAGACCAAGAGAATCACAAACACGAGCTTG aatctagtgcaGACTGTCAGGGTAACACACCGGAGGGATCTGAGAGACGAGAGGCAGCAACGACCACTGTAGGACAGGTGTCTTCCTCCATGTGTCCTGAGGTTAACCCCAGTGCTCCCGAGATGGGAACAGAAATCTGTGAACCTGACAGCCTGGGTGATGCGAGTAGAAAAG GTGTTTCAGAAAATGCTGCCAATCAGTCCACTGAAAAGCCTCTTCAAGAGGACTCTTCCTGTCAGACATCTGCCTTACGTGAAAAGAAAGGTGGTGAAAGGGGCCAGGGGGACTCCAGTCCGAAATCCAAGACTG GTCTTGTAGAAGGAACTGACACTCAGTCCACTCAACCGCCTCTTCAACAGAAGGACTGGGCTTCGAGAGAGGGATCTGCCTGCCCTAAAGTGAAAGATGCTGAAAATGTCCAGGTGGACAGTGACAGAAAAGACAAGAGTATTAGCTGTAAACAGGACATTGATAAAGAAATCCAGCAAGGTTCTGACCAAAGAAACAAGAGTG ctttggATTCTGCACAAGACTCTCAGTCCACTGGAGAGCCTCATCATGAGCAGATACACAAGGCAGATGAGCAGATCTCACAAGAAACAAGTGATGGAGAAACACAATTATGTTCCAAAGCCTCCTGCTCACCAGAGACGGAAGCCCCTGAGAAAGACCAAGAGAATCACAAACACGAGCTTG aatctagtgcaGACTGTCAGGGTAACACACCGGAGGGATCTGAGAGACGAGAGGCAGCAACGACCACTGTAGGACAGGTGTCTTCCTCCATGTGTCCTGAGGTTAACCCCAGTGCTCCCGAGATGGGAACAGAAATCTGTGAACCTGACAGCCTGGGTGATGCGAGTAGAAAAG GTGTTTCAGAAAATGCTGCCAATCAGTCCACTGAAAAGCCTCTTCAAGAGGACTCTTCCTGTCAGACATCTGCCTTACGTGAAAAGAAAGGTGGTGAAAGGGGCCAGGGGGACTCCAGTCCGAAATCCAAGACTG ctttggATTCTGCACAAGACTCTCAGTCCACTGGAGAGCCTCATCATGAGCAGATACACAAGGCAGATGAGCAGATCTCACAAGAAACAAGTGATGGAGAAACACAATTATGTTCCAAAGCCTCCTGCTCACCAGAGACGGAAGCCCCTGAGAAAGACCAAGAGAATCACAAACACGAGCTTG aatctagtgcaGACTGTCAGGGTAACACACCGGAGGGATCTGAGAGACGAGAGGCAGCAACGACCACTGTAGGACAGGTGTCTTCCTCCATGTGTCCTGAGGTTAACCCCAGTGCTCCCGAGATGGGAACAGAAATCTGTGAACCTGACAGCCTGGGTGATGCGAGTAGAAAAG GTGTTTCAGAAAATGCTGCCAATCAGTCCACTGAAAAGCCTCTTCAAGAGGACTCTTCCTGTCAGACATCTGCCTTACGTGAAAAGAAAGGTGGTGAAAGGGGCCAGGGGGACTCCAGTCCGAAATCCAAGACTG GTCTTGTAGAAGGAACTGACACTCAGTCCACTCAACCGCCTCTTCAACAGAAGGACTGGGCTTCGAGAGAGGGATCTGCCTGCCCTAAAGTGAAAGATGCTGAAAATGTCCAGGTGGACAGTGACAGAAAAGACAAGAGTATTAGCTGTAAACAGGACATTGATAAAGAAATCCAGCAAGGTTCTGACCAAAGAAACAAGAGTG ctttggATTCTGCACAAGACTCTCAGTCCACTGGAGAGCCTCATCATGAGCAGATACACAAGGCAGATGAGCAGATCTCACAAGAAACAAGTGATGGAGAAACACAATTATGTTCCAAAGCCTCCTGCTCACCAGAGACGGAAGCCCCTGAGAAAGACCAAGAGAATCACAAACACGAGCTTG aatctagtgcaGACTGTCAGGGTAACACACCGGAGGGATCTGAGAGACGAGAGGCAGCAACGACCACTGTAGGACAGGTGTCTTCCTCCATGTGTCCTGAGGTTAACCCCAGTGCTCCCGAGATGGGAACAGAAATCTGTGAACCTGACAGCCTGGGTGATGCGAGTAGAAAAG GTGTTTCAGAAAATGCTGCCAATCAGTCCACTGAAAAGCCTCTTCAAGAGGACTCTTCCTGTCAGACATCTGCCTTACGTGAAAAGAAAGGTGGTGAAAGGGGCCAGGGGGACTCCAGTCCGAAATCCAAGACTG GTCTTGTAGAAGGAACTGACACTCAGTCCACTCAACCGCCTCTTCAACAGAAGGACTGGGCTTCGAGAGAGGGATCTGCCTGCCCTAAAGTGAAAGATGCTGAAAATGTCCAGGTGGACAGTGACAGAAAAGACAAGAGTATTAGCTGTAAACAGGACATTGATAAAGAAATCCAGCAAGGTTCTGACCAAAGAAACAAGAGTG GAAATTCAGTTGTTGACACAGCTTCACAGCCTTTCCTCCCAGAGGTCTCGGCTGTAGTTGATAAATCTGACGTTAGGAGGAGAAAGGAGAAAGTTGCTGAAAAAGACCAGAATGACTCCTTCCGAAAAGAAACAACTG ATAAGAAGAGGCCCACGCATCCTAAAATTACGTCTGAACCAGCAGATGAGAAGAACAAAACTATGATACCACAAGGACATGGAGACAACCAACAATCTTATAATTCTGCTTTACCCCAACTAAGTCCATTTCTGGCAGTTCTTCTAGTGTTACTTGTGGGTGCTGGCTTGTGGCTATTCAAATGGCCGCATCAAAGCCAGTCTGCTGAAAAGGGGGAGAACAGAAGTATCGAAGTGTTTCGCAGGCAGATTACTCGGCTGGAGTCCAGCTTCCCCAGCCAGAGAAAGGAGCTGTGGAGGAGAAGCAGGATTCACATGGAGAAGCACCTTCAGTCAGAGGAGCCCACTGAACCCGTCAGCATGATCCTGACTGCTGGGCGCAAGGCTGAGAGGACACTGCACTGTCTGGCCAGTGGCCTGGCCAGGGCCTACTCCTCTGCCCTCAATGCCAGTGCCCTCCACATAGATGGCTTGAGCAAGGCCACGCTGGACAGTGACCGGATCAAACTGGAAATAGATGAGGAACTGACAGCCGCGTTTGAGGGGAACAAGAGGGCAGCAGTCATCCACCGGTTTGAAGAGCTTCCTCCAGACTCGACACTCATCTTCTACAAGTACTGTGACCATGAGAACGCGGCCTACAAGGCTGTGTCTCTCATCTTCACTGTTCTCCTGGAGGAGGACGAGCTGGGCACACAGCTGAATTTGGGCAGCGTGGAGGAGATGGTGCAGGATCACATTCAGGAGAAATTCTTTATCTCAGTCCAGCCAACAGTGTTTGATAAAATGGATACTGATAAATTCAGTGGACTTTGGAGTCGGATCTCACACTTGATTTTACCTGTTAGCACTGAGGAGAGAAGTGAAAGGTTAGGCTGCGATCTGTGA
- the LOC102689812 gene encoding dentin sialophosphoprotein-like isoform X4, with amino-acid sequence MEIDASLPKTCALDSAQDSQSTGEPHRELNSASQETRDGETCSSSKAPCSLEMDTSDKDQENHKHEIALDSAQDSQSTGEPHHEQIHKADEQISQETSDGETQLCSKASCSPETEAPEKDQENHKHELESSADCQGNTPEGSERREAATTTVGQVSSSMCPEVNPSAPEMGTEICEPDSLGDASRKGVSENAANQSTEKPLQEDSSCQTSALREKKGGERGQGDSSPKSKTGLVEGTDTQSTQPPLQQKDWASREGSACPKVKDAENVQVDSDRKDKSISCKQDIDKEIQQGSDQRNKSALDSAQDSQSTGEPHHEQIHKADEQISQETSDGETQLCSKASCSPETEAPEKDQENHKHELESSADCQGNTPEGSERREAATTTVGQVSSSMCPEVNPSAPEMGTEICEPDSLGDASRKGVSENAANQSTEKPLQEDSSCQTSALREKKGGERGQGDSSPKSKTGLVEGTDTQSTQPPLQQKDWASREGSACPKVKDAENVQVDSDRKDKSISCKQDIDKEIQQGSDQRNKSALDSAQDSQSTGEPHHEQIHKADEQISQETSDGETQLCSKASCSPETEAPEKDQENHKHELESSADCQGNTPEGSERREAATTTVGQVSSSMCPEVNPSAPEMGTEICEPDSLGDASRKGVSENAANQSTEKPLQEDSSCQTSALREKKGGERGQGDSSPKSKTALDSAQDSQSTGEPHHEQIHKADEQISQETSDGETQLCSKASCSPETEAPEKDQENHKHELESSADCQGNTPEGSERREAATTTVGQVSSSMCPEVNPSAPEMGTEICEPDSLGDASRKGVSENAANQSTEKPLQEDSSCQTSALREKKGGERGQGDSSPKSKTGLVEGTDTQSTQPPLQQKDWASREGSACPKVKDAENVQVDSDRKDKSISCKQDIDKEIQQGSDQRNKSGNSVVDTASQPFLPEVSAVVDKSDVRRRKEKVAEKDQNDSFRKETTDKKRPTHPKITSEPADEKNKTMIPQGHGDNQQSYNSALPQLSPFLAVLLVLLVGAGLWLFKWPHQSQSAEKGENRSIEVFRRQITRLESSFPSQRKELWRRSRIHMEKHLQSEEPTEPVSMILTAGRKAERTLHCLASGLARAYSSALNASALHIDGLSKATLDSDRIKLEIDEELTAAFEGNKRAAVIHRFEELPPDSTLIFYKYCDHENAAYKAVSLIFTVLLEEDELGTQLNLGSVEEMVQDHIQEKFFISVQPTVFDKMDTDKFSGLWSRISHLILPVSTEERSERLGCDL; translated from the exons ATGGAGATTGATGCTTCGTTACCCAAGACTTGTG cTTTGGATTCTGCACAAGACTCTCAGTCCACTGGAGAGCCTCATCGTGAGCTGAATTCAGCCTCACAAGAAACAAGAGATGGAGAAACATGCTCATCTTCCAAAGCCCCCTGCTCACTAGAGATGGACACCTCTGACAAAGACCAAGAAAATCACAAACACGAGATTG ctttggATTCTGCACAAGACTCTCAGTCCACTGGAGAGCCTCATCATGAGCAGATACACAAGGCAGATGAGCAGATCTCACAAGAAACAAGTGATGGAGAAACACAATTATGTTCCAAAGCCTCCTGCTCACCAGAGACGGAAGCCCCTGAGAAAGACCAAGAGAATCACAAACACGAGCTTG aatctagtgcaGACTGTCAGGGTAACACACCGGAGGGATCTGAGAGACGAGAGGCAGCAACGACCACTGTAGGACAGGTGTCTTCCTCCATGTGTCCTGAGGTTAACCCCAGTGCTCCCGAGATGGGAACAGAAATCTGTGAACCTGACAGCCTGGGTGATGCGAGTAGAAAAG GTGTTTCAGAAAATGCTGCCAATCAGTCCACTGAAAAGCCTCTTCAAGAGGACTCTTCCTGTCAGACATCTGCCTTACGTGAAAAGAAAGGTGGTGAAAGGGGCCAGGGGGACTCCAGTCCGAAATCCAAGACTG GTCTTGTAGAAGGAACTGACACTCAGTCCACTCAACCGCCTCTTCAACAGAAGGACTGGGCTTCGAGAGAGGGATCTGCCTGCCCTAAAGTGAAAGATGCTGAAAATGTCCAGGTGGACAGTGACAGAAAAGACAAGAGTATTAGCTGTAAACAGGACATTGATAAAGAAATCCAGCAAGGTTCTGACCAAAGAAACAAGAGTG ctttggATTCTGCACAAGACTCTCAGTCCACTGGAGAGCCTCATCATGAGCAGATACACAAGGCAGATGAGCAGATCTCACAAGAAACAAGTGATGGAGAAACACAATTATGTTCCAAAGCCTCCTGCTCACCAGAGACGGAAGCCCCTGAGAAAGACCAAGAGAATCACAAACACGAGCTTG aatctagtgcaGACTGTCAGGGTAACACACCGGAGGGATCTGAGAGACGAGAGGCAGCAACGACCACTGTAGGACAGGTGTCTTCCTCCATGTGTCCTGAGGTTAACCCCAGTGCTCCCGAGATGGGAACAGAAATCTGTGAACCTGACAGCCTGGGTGATGCGAGTAGAAAAG GTGTTTCAGAAAATGCTGCCAATCAGTCCACTGAAAAGCCTCTTCAAGAGGACTCTTCCTGTCAGACATCTGCCTTACGTGAAAAGAAAGGTGGTGAAAGGGGCCAGGGGGACTCCAGTCCGAAATCCAAGACTG GTCTTGTAGAAGGAACTGACACTCAGTCCACTCAACCGCCTCTTCAACAGAAGGACTGGGCTTCGAGAGAGGGATCTGCCTGCCCTAAAGTGAAAGATGCTGAAAATGTCCAGGTGGACAGTGACAGAAAAGACAAGAGTATTAGCTGTAAACAGGACATTGATAAAGAAATCCAGCAAGGTTCTGACCAAAGAAACAAGAGTG ctttggATTCTGCACAAGACTCTCAGTCCACTGGAGAGCCTCATCATGAGCAGATACACAAGGCAGATGAGCAGATCTCACAAGAAACAAGTGATGGAGAAACACAATTATGTTCCAAAGCCTCCTGCTCACCAGAGACGGAAGCCCCTGAGAAAGACCAAGAGAATCACAAACACGAGCTTG aatctagtgcaGACTGTCAGGGTAACACACCGGAGGGATCTGAGAGACGAGAGGCAGCAACGACCACTGTAGGACAGGTGTCTTCCTCCATGTGTCCTGAGGTTAACCCCAGTGCTCCCGAGATGGGAACAGAAATCTGTGAACCTGACAGCCTGGGTGATGCGAGTAGAAAAG GTGTTTCAGAAAATGCTGCCAATCAGTCCACTGAAAAGCCTCTTCAAGAGGACTCTTCCTGTCAGACATCTGCCTTACGTGAAAAGAAAGGTGGTGAAAGGGGCCAGGGGGACTCCAGTCCGAAATCCAAGACTG ctttggATTCTGCACAAGACTCTCAGTCCACTGGAGAGCCTCATCATGAGCAGATACACAAGGCAGATGAGCAGATCTCACAAGAAACAAGTGATGGAGAAACACAATTATGTTCCAAAGCCTCCTGCTCACCAGAGACGGAAGCCCCTGAGAAAGACCAAGAGAATCACAAACACGAGCTTG aatctagtgcaGACTGTCAGGGTAACACACCGGAGGGATCTGAGAGACGAGAGGCAGCAACGACCACTGTAGGACAGGTGTCTTCCTCCATGTGTCCTGAGGTTAACCCCAGTGCTCCCGAGATGGGAACAGAAATCTGTGAACCTGACAGCCTGGGTGATGCGAGTAGAAAAG GTGTTTCAGAAAATGCTGCCAATCAGTCCACTGAAAAGCCTCTTCAAGAGGACTCTTCCTGTCAGACATCTGCCTTACGTGAAAAGAAAGGTGGTGAAAGGGGCCAGGGGGACTCCAGTCCGAAATCCAAGACTG GTCTTGTAGAAGGAACTGACACTCAGTCCACTCAACCGCCTCTTCAACAGAAGGACTGGGCTTCGAGAGAGGGATCTGCCTGCCCTAAAGTGAAAGATGCTGAAAATGTCCAGGTGGACAGTGACAGAAAAGACAAGAGTATTAGCTGTAAACAGGACATTGATAAAGAAATCCAGCAAGGTTCTGACCAAAGAAACAAGAGTG GAAATTCAGTTGTTGACACAGCTTCACAGCCTTTCCTCCCAGAGGTCTCGGCTGTAGTTGATAAATCTGACGTTAGGAGGAGAAAGGAGAAAGTTGCTGAAAAAGACCAGAATGACTCCTTCCGAAAAGAAACAACTG ATAAGAAGAGGCCCACGCATCCTAAAATTACGTCTGAACCAGCAGATGAGAAGAACAAAACTATGATACCACAAGGACATGGAGACAACCAACAATCTTATAATTCTGCTTTACCCCAACTAAGTCCATTTCTGGCAGTTCTTCTAGTGTTACTTGTGGGTGCTGGCTTGTGGCTATTCAAATGGCCGCATCAAAGCCAGTCTGCTGAAAAGGGGGAGAACAGAAGTATCGAAGTGTTTCGCAGGCAGATTACTCGGCTGGAGTCCAGCTTCCCCAGCCAGAGAAAGGAGCTGTGGAGGAGAAGCAGGATTCACATGGAGAAGCACCTTCAGTCAGAGGAGCCCACTGAACCCGTCAGCATGATCCTGACTGCTGGGCGCAAGGCTGAGAGGACACTGCACTGTCTGGCCAGTGGCCTGGCCAGGGCCTACTCCTCTGCCCTCAATGCCAGTGCCCTCCACATAGATGGCTTGAGCAAGGCCACGCTGGACAGTGACCGGATCAAACTGGAAATAGATGAGGAACTGACAGCCGCGTTTGAGGGGAACAAGAGGGCAGCAGTCATCCACCGGTTTGAAGAGCTTCCTCCAGACTCGACACTCATCTTCTACAAGTACTGTGACCATGAGAACGCGGCCTACAAGGCTGTGTCTCTCATCTTCACTGTTCTCCTGGAGGAGGACGAGCTGGGCACACAGCTGAATTTGGGCAGCGTGGAGGAGATGGTGCAGGATCACATTCAGGAGAAATTCTTTATCTCAGTCCAGCCAACAGTGTTTGATAAAATGGATACTGATAAATTCAGTGGACTTTGGAGTCGGATCTCACACTTGATTTTACCTGTTAGCACTGAGGAGAGAAGTGAAAGGTTAGGCTGCGATCTGTGA